One Cucurbita pepo subsp. pepo cultivar mu-cu-16 chromosome LG07, ASM280686v2, whole genome shotgun sequence genomic region harbors:
- the LOC111798178 gene encoding CST complex subunit TEN1-like — protein MASAAIKSGALVSLKDLKPSSEFFKDGASLRVTGKLVEYSVETAIAIIVDGNVSLKIDTQHLRELTFRIGSIYQFIGELLVQSDNEATLQARVGRNVDGIDLNLYHQSLQLLKQFQADHLNKRTN, from the exons ATGGCATCGGCTGCAATAAAATCAGGGGCGTTGGTTTCACTGAAAGACCTGAAGCCATCTTCAGAGTTCTTCAAGGATGGGGCTTCACTTAGAGTTACTGGAAA GTTAGTGGAGTATTCTGTGGAGACAGCCATTGCCATAATCGTCGATGGAAATGTTAGCTTGAAGATCGACACACAGCATCTGAGAGAGCTTACCTTTCGCATTGGCTCCATATATCAATTTATTGGTGAACTACTTGTTCAATCAGATAATGAG GCAACTCTGCAGGCACGTGTTGGTAGGAATGTTGACGGCATTGACCTGAACCTGTATCATCAGTCCCTACAACTGTTAAAACAATTTCAGGCTGATCACTTAAACAAGAGAACAAATTAG
- the LOC111798629 gene encoding F-box protein PP2-B15-like, with amino-acid sequence MAGIFTVGMLPDDCLSAILSLTTPADVGKVSLISPAFRLAAESDVVWGRFLPENYARIIGASDISDEVPFGSKREIFFRLCSPILIDGGKTSFELDKFSGKICYILSARELGITWSSDPLCWSWKPHPESRFSEVAELRTVSWLEIHGRIRRRRLSPNTEYGAYLLVKITERAYGLDLMAAEVSVAVGNGGRISEGSVWLQRKQRKEEDLESLFYGNRRERVRNLMGTEEEEESNGIRGLKERDDGWFEIELGEFMSGEDEDDEDVHMSLMEIRGFQLKAGIIVEGIQIRPKN; translated from the exons ATGGCCGGAATTTTCACCGTCGGAATGTTGCCGGACGACTGTCTTTCCgccattctctctctcacaaCTCCCGCCGACGTCGGGAAAGTATCCCTCATCTCGCCGGCGTTCCGACTAGCGGCGGAATCCGACGTCGTTTGGGGAAGATTTTTGCCTGAAAACTACGCTCGGATTATCGGCGCCTCTGATATCTCCGACGAAGTTCCGTTTGGGTCGAAGAGAGAGATCTTTTTCCGGCTCTGTTCTCCGATCCTCATCGACGgcggtaaaacg AGCTTCGAGTTGGATAAATTTTCCGGGAAAATCTGTTATATACTGTCAGCAAGAGAATTGGGTATCACATGGAGCTCTGATCCACTCTGTTGGAGCTGGAAACCGCATCCAGAATCCAG ATTTTCAGAAGTGGCAGAGCTAAGAACAGTGAGCTGGCTGGAAATCCATGGAAGAATAAGGAGACGGAGGCTGTCGCCAAACACAGAGTACGGAGCTTACCTTCTAGTGAAGATAACAGAGAGAGCGTATGGGTTGGATTTGATGGCGGCGGAAGTTTCGGTGGCGGTGGGGAATGGAGGGCGGATTTCAGAGGGCAGCGTATGGCTGCAGCGGAAACAGAGGAAGGAGGAAGATTTAGAGAGCTTGTTTTATGGGAACAGAAGGGAAAGAGTGAGGAATCTAATGGgaacagaggaagaagaagaaagcaatgGAATAAGGGGTTTGAAGGAGAGAGATGACGGTTGGTTTGAGATTGAATTGGGAGAGTTCATGAGTggggaagatgaagatgatgaagatgttCATATGAGTTTAATGGAGATTAGAGGCTTTCAGCTCAAAGCTGGAATCATTGTTGAAGGGATTCAAATTAGGCCTAAAAATTGA
- the LOC111798630 gene encoding 60S ribosomal protein L18-2 — protein sequence MGIDLVAGGKSKKTKRTAPKSDDIYLKLLVKLYRFLVRRTGSNFNAVILKRLFMSKVNKPPISLSRLVKFMKGKEDKIAVVVGTVTDDIRVYEVPALKVTALRFTETARARIEKAGGECLTFDQLALRAPLGQNTVLLRGPKNSREAVKHFGPAPGVPHSHTKPYVRAKGRKFERARGKRNSRGYRV from the exons ATG GGGATCGATCTCGTAGCAGGAGGCAAGAGCAAGAAGACCAAGAGGACTGCGCCTAAGTCCGACGATATCTACCTCAAGCTCCTCGTGAAG CTGTACCGATTTCTTGTCCGAAGAACTGGAAGCAATTTCAATGCAGTGATCCTCAAGCGGTTATTCATGAGCAAGGTGAACAAGCCACCAATTTCACTATCCAGACTTGTCAAGTTCATGAAGGGAAAG GAAGATAAAATCGCCGTCGTTGTCGGAACCGTGACCGACGACATTCGTGTTTATGAAGTTCCAGCTTTGAAGGTTACAGCCTTGAGGTTTACCGAGACTGCAAGGGCAAGGATCGAGAAGGCTGGTGGCGAGTGCTTGACCTTCGACCAGCTTGCCCTGAGAGCTCCTCTTGGCCAGAATACG GTTCTCCTTCGTGGACCGAAGAACTCCCGAGAAGCCGTGAAGCACTTTGGTCCTGCTCCTGGTGTACCTCACAGCCACACGAAACCGTACGTGAGGGCGAAGGGAAGGAAGTTCGAGAGAGCTAGAGGAAAGAGGAACAGCAGGGGTTACAGAGTTTAG
- the LOC111798869 gene encoding F-actin-capping protein subunit alpha-like codes for MDDEEVELSHEQKKEIAKWFLLNAPSGEIQFVAKDVMKLLNNDELYREAASEAFPQYNKSHMICLEMPGRAGDVVITAFNELEENEFLDPRTAQVAIVDNIKQVCTAVRPALDEELPSSYVEEYRCTIDAEIARYVGDTYPKGVCSVYCVNGKDAEEAESDFELAVVISASRLSPKNFCNGSWRSTWNIEFKSDFQTLEVRGEIQVCAHYFEEGNVQLDTKHECNDSTIMQAPEDCSVAIANIIRHHEAEYFSALEVSYSNLPDTTFKDLRRKLPVSRTLFPWHNTSQFSLTRDVVKELGIGK; via the exons ATGGACGACGAAGAAGTGGAGCTCAGCCACGAACAGAAGAAGGAGATCGCGAAATGGTTTCTTCTAAACGCTCCTTCCGGTGAAATCCAATTCGTCGCCAAAG ATgtgatgaaacttttgaacaaCGATGAGTTGTACCGCGAGGCAGCATCTGAAGCGTTTCCTCAGTACAATAAATCGCACATGATTTGCCTCGAAATGCCTGGCCGAGCTGGAGAT GTGGTTATTACAGCATTCAATGAGCTTGAAGAAAATGAGTTCCTCGATCCAAGAACTGCACAAGTTGCTATAGTGGATAATATTAAACAG GTGTGTACTGCAGTGAGACCTGCACTGGATGAGGAACTACCATCTTCATACGTTGAGGAATATCG ATGTACTATAGATGCAGAAATTGCTCGATATGTTGGTGATACGTATCCAAAAGGGGTTTGTTCAGTTTACTGTGTAAATGGAAAAGATGCGGAGGAAGCTGAATCTGATTTTGAGCTTGCTGTGGTTATTTCCGCTTCTAGACTTAGCCCTAAGAATTTCTG TAATGGAAGTTGGCGTTCCACATGGAACATTGAGTTCAAAAGTGATTTTCAAACGCTTGAAGTAAGAGGGGAAATTCAg GTTTGTGCCCATTACTTTGAGGAGGGAAATGTTCAATTAGACACAAAGCATGAATGCAATGATTCAACTATCATGCAG GCTCCTGAAGATTGTTCAGTTGCGATAGCCAATATTATTCGCCATCACGAGGCAGAATACTTTTCTGCTCTCGAG GTATCCTATTCAAACTTACCGGACACCACATTCAAG GATCTTCGGAGGAAGCTTCCCGTTAGTCGGACGCTATTTCCGTGGCATAATACCTCACAATTCAGCTTAACAAGAGACGTTGTTAAAGAGCTTGGAATTGGAAAGTAA
- the LOC111798698 gene encoding 26S proteasome regulatory subunit 6A homolog, whose amino-acid sequence MATAMVEDSNFEDDQLASMTTDDIVRASRLLDNEIRILKEEVQRTNLDLESLKEKIKENQEKIKLNKQLPYLVGNIVEILEMNPEDEAEEDGANIDLDSQRKGKCVVLKTSTRQTIFLPVVGLVDPDKLKPGDLVGVNKDSYLILDTLPSEYDSRVKAMEVDEKPTEDYNDIGGLEKQIQELVEAIVLPMTHKERFQKLGIRPPKGVLLYGPPGTGKTLMARACAAQTNATFLKLAGPQLVQMFIGDGAKLVRDAFQLAKEKSPCIIFIDEIDAIGTKRFDSEVSGDREVQRTMLELLNQLDGFSSDERIKVIAATNRADILDPALMRSGRLDRKIEFPHPTEEARARIMQIHSRKMNVHPDVNFEELARSTDDFNGAQLKAVCVEAGMLALRRDATEVNHEDFNEGIIQVQAKKKASLNYYA is encoded by the exons ATGGCGACGGCTATGGTTGAAGATTCCAACTTCGAGGACGATCAGCTTGCTTCTATGACCACCGACGACATTGTTAGGGCTTCGCGTCTGCTCGACAATGAGATCCGAATTCTCAAG GAAGAAGTGCAAAGAACAAATCTGGACTTGGAATCACTCAAGGAGAAGATAAAGGAGAATCAGGAGAAGATTAAACTCAATAAGCAACTGCCTTACTTGGTCGGGAACATTGTCGAG attttggaaATGAACCCAGAAGATGAAGCAGAGGAAGATGGTGCAAATATTGATCTTGATTCgcaaaggaaaggaaaatgtGTTGTCCTGAAGACCTCCACTCGTCAG ACTATCTTTTTACCTGTTGTCGGGCTTGTAGATCCTGATAAGCTAAAGCCAGGTGACTTGGTTGGTGTAAACAAGGATAGTTACCTGATTTTGGATACTCTGCCATCTGAGTATGATTCTCGAGTGAAGGCTATGGAGGTTGATGAGAAGCCAACAGAAGACTACAATGACATTGGAGGGCTGGAAAAGCAG ATACAAGAACTCGTGGAGGCCATTGTCTTACCCATGACTCATAAAGAGCGATTTCAGAAACTTGGAATTCGTCCACCTAAAGGTGTGCTTTTGTATGGACCTCCTGGCACTGGTAAAACTTTGATGGCACGTGCGTGTGCAGCACAAACGAATGCTACCTTTTTGAAGTTAGCTGGCCCACAACTTGTTCAG ATGTTCATTGGGGATGGAGCAAAACTTGTTCGAGATGCTTTTCAgcttgcaaaagaaaaatccccatgcatcatttttattgatgaaattGATGCTATTGGAACAAAGAGATTTGACAG TGAAGTAAGTGGAGACAGGGAGGTGCAGCGAACCATGTTAGAGCTACTCAATCAACTCGACGGGTTTAGCAGCGATGAACGCATCAAG GTTATAGCAGCAACAAATCGAGCTGATATTCTTGATCCAGCGCTCATGCGTTCTGGTCGTTTAGATCGAAAGATCGAATTCCCTCATCCTACTGAAGAAGCAAGGGCTCGAATCATGCAG ATCCACTCGAGGAAGATGAACGTCCACCCAGACGTTAACTTCGAAGAACTAGCTCGATCCACTGATGATTTCAATGGTGCACAACTAAAAGCAGTTTGTGTTGAGGCGGGCATGCTGGCTCTCCGCCGTGATGCTACTGAG GTGAACCATGAGGACTTCAATGAAGGTATCATCCAGGTTCAAGCCAAGAAGAAAGCAAGCTTGAATTATTATGCATAG
- the LOC111798860 gene encoding uncharacterized protein LOC111798860 has translation MEMANQEFKQEGRRQKPDSRSSTFALVRVLRPESFITLAPNDRMMLIVLCVVRKASKAYTSGVVLVYTPNTIFETGDGIRLGPNKLIRVGVIENFKEEFEWKKLKLNTSQEKRFSRFLKSSWLAFSVGQLEELGTLGSQLLSGVQQGLELLRRPAINRTSKLIENVIETNNSESLRSYFEAGCITTHDGLQSSKKLHTCRVGLDDHLKKVRSLTNELERLLDDVNIALEMENPPCASTVSDEDEDEDVELNDEEATIPDKKPDANEYALLMGIIKVMVKKDHIMQEKIISGLSLKSSSGELETYRLMWSLRPYIDDEIMKRAWKLIP, from the exons ATGGAGATGGCAAATCAAGAGTTTAAGCAGGAAGGTCGTCGACAAAAACCCGACAGTAGAAGCTCAACTTTCGCACTCGTTCGTGTTCTTCGTCCTGAG AGCTTCATAACTCTTGCACCAAATGATAGAATGATGTTGATTGTTCTTTGTGTTGTAAGAAAAGCTTCTAAAGCTTACACGAGCGGCGTCGTGCTAGTCTATACTCCGAACACTATTTTTGAGA CGGGCGACGGAATCCGTCTTGGACCGAACAAGCTGATTCGAGTTGgagtaattgaaaatttcaaagaag AATTTGAATGGAAGAAGTTAAAGTTGAACACGAGCCAAGAGAAAagattttcaagatttttaaagaGTTCATGGCTAG CGTTCAGCGTTGGACAGCTCGAGGAATTGGGGACTCTTGGAAGCCAGTTGCTTTCTGGCGTTCAGCAAGGACTTG AGCTTCTTCGACGACCTGCGATAAACAGAACATCAAAGTTGATCGAGAATGTTATTGAAACTAACAATTCGGAGAGTCTTAGATCATACTTTGAAGCTGGGTGCATCACGACTCATGACGGTTTGCAAAGTTCAAAGAAGT TGCATACGTGCCGGGTTGGACTGGATGATCATTTGAAAAAAG TAAGGAGCTTAACCAATGAACTCGAGCGCCTACTCGATGATGTAAATATTGCATTGGAAATGGAAAATCCCCCGTGCGCTTCAACGGTCtcagatgaagatgaagatgaggatGTAGAATTGAATGATGAAGAAGCAACCATTCCTGATAAG AAACCTGATGCTAATGAATATGCTTTGTTAATGGGGATCATCAAAGTTATGGTCAAGAAAGATCATATAATGCAG GAGAAGATTATTTCTGGTCTAAGCCTCAAATCATCCTCTGGGGAACTCGAAACATACCGCCTAATGTGGTCGCTACGACCATATATAGACGACGAAATTATGAAACGAGCTTGGAAACTCATTCC ATGA
- the LOC111798655 gene encoding dormancy-associated protein homolog 3 isoform X2, whose protein sequence is MGLLDQLWDDTVAGPRPDSGLGKLRKHSTFSGRNSSGSKELDGGSARSYGEESSQSSVRITRSIMILRPPGYQSGSPPISPAGSSSPASPFSGRESFRFRRRSISDTYTKATDSGPGSPSSPHNM, encoded by the exons ATGGGCTTACTTGACCAGCTTTGGGACGATACCGTCGCTGGACCCCGGCCAGATAGTGGCCTTGGCAAGCTTCGTAAACACTCCACGTTTTCCGGGCGAAATAGCTCCGGCAGCAAGG AGCTCGATGGCGGCAGCGCGAGATCGTACGGCGAAGAATCTTCACAATCGTCGGTGAGGATCACGAGGAGTATCATGATACTAAGGCCGCCAGGGTACCAGTCTGGTTCGCCGCCTATTTCACCGGCCGGATCTAGTTCTCCGGCATCGCCTTTTTCTG GTAGGGAGTCCTTCCGGTTTCGAAGAAGGTCGATCTCCGACACATACACAAAGGCAACCGATAGTGGACCCGGGAGCCCTTCTTCTCCTCACAACATGTGA
- the LOC111798655 gene encoding dormancy-associated protein homolog 3 isoform X1, with the protein MGLLDQLWDDTVAGPRPDSGLGKLRKHSTFSGRNSSGSKELDGGSARSYGEESSQSSVRITRSIMILRPPGYQSGSPPISPAGSSSPASPFSGSPSGFEEGRSPTHTQRQPIVDPGALLLLTTCEI; encoded by the exons ATGGGCTTACTTGACCAGCTTTGGGACGATACCGTCGCTGGACCCCGGCCAGATAGTGGCCTTGGCAAGCTTCGTAAACACTCCACGTTTTCCGGGCGAAATAGCTCCGGCAGCAAGG AGCTCGATGGCGGCAGCGCGAGATCGTACGGCGAAGAATCTTCACAATCGTCGGTGAGGATCACGAGGAGTATCATGATACTAAGGCCGCCAGGGTACCAGTCTGGTTCGCCGCCTATTTCACCGGCCGGATCTAGTTCTCCGGCATCGCCTTTTTCTG GGAGTCCTTCCGGTTTCGAAGAAGGTCGATCTCCGACACATACACAAAGGCAACCGATAGTGGACCCGGGAGCCCTTCTTCTCCTCACAACATGTGAGATCTAA